In Bdellovibrionales bacterium, a genomic segment contains:
- the gcvH gene encoding glycine cleavage system protein GcvH, whose translation MATFYVPEEYYYTKDHEWAQVDENIVTVGITEYAQDALGEVVYVDLPEEGAKITQGEEFGVVESVKAVSDLIAPVSGTVIEVNTSHLEDPSLINDDPMNDGWLLRIEMDSEKELANLMRSPEYKKLITDLKK comes from the coding sequence ATGGCTACGTTTTACGTTCCTGAAGAATACTACTACACTAAAGATCACGAGTGGGCTCAAGTTGACGAGAACATCGTTACCGTGGGTATCACGGAGTACGCACAAGATGCTTTAGGTGAAGTCGTGTATGTCGATCTTCCTGAAGAGGGTGCGAAAATCACTCAAGGTGAAGAGTTCGGCGTGGTTGAGAGCGTAAAAGCAGTGAGCGATTTAATTGCTCCTGTTTCTGGAACTGTGATCGAAGTGAATACAAGTCATCTCGAAGATCCAAGTTTAATTAACGACGATCCGATGAATGATGGCTGGCTCCTTCGCATCGAAATGGATTCAGAAAAAGAACTCGCGAACCTTATGCGTTCGCCTGAGTACAAAAAGTTAATTACTGACCTTAAAAAATAA
- the gcvT gene encoding glycine cleavage system aminomethyltransferase GcvT, with product MEAKRTPLYDLHIKAGGKMVDFAGWEMPIQYSGIKEEHLHTRTSIGAFDVSHMGEIWVQGPKSLETLQWTTTNDVSKLKSGEAHYSLFPNAQGGIVDDLIVYCLEPGLKYLLCVNASNTDKDFKFLQENNRGAVLENASSQWGQIAIQGPKAMDLLAELIGPDIKGLGTFKFMAWSFGGSQCYVARTGYTGEDGVEIFVPANRTADLWTELFKVGGERIQPIGLAARDTLRTEMKYSLYGNEINDSTNAYEAGLGWVVKPKEKDFLGKDKILAYKEAGLKKKLVGLEITGRGIARPHYKVFSFDKKESGEVTSGTLSPSLNKAIAIAWVESRDATPGTDVFVQVREKMVEAKVVPTPFVKPGGQ from the coding sequence ATGGAAGCTAAAAGAACTCCTCTCTATGATTTACATATTAAAGCCGGTGGCAAGATGGTCGATTTCGCCGGTTGGGAAATGCCCATTCAATACTCTGGAATTAAGGAAGAGCACCTCCACACGCGCACAAGTATCGGTGCCTTTGACGTCTCTCACATGGGAGAAATTTGGGTTCAGGGGCCTAAGTCCCTAGAGACTTTGCAATGGACCACGACCAATGATGTTTCGAAGCTGAAGTCGGGTGAAGCTCATTATTCTCTGTTTCCGAATGCCCAGGGAGGCATTGTGGACGATCTTATCGTTTATTGCCTAGAGCCGGGACTTAAGTATCTTTTGTGCGTGAATGCTTCGAACACGGATAAAGATTTTAAATTTTTGCAGGAGAATAACCGCGGCGCTGTTTTAGAGAACGCCTCCAGCCAGTGGGGGCAGATCGCGATTCAAGGCCCCAAGGCCATGGATCTTTTGGCAGAGTTGATTGGGCCGGACATTAAAGGCCTTGGCACCTTTAAGTTTATGGCTTGGTCCTTCGGCGGATCTCAATGCTATGTGGCAAGAACCGGCTACACCGGAGAAGATGGAGTCGAGATTTTTGTGCCTGCAAATCGGACGGCGGATTTATGGACGGAGCTGTTTAAAGTGGGTGGAGAACGGATCCAACCTATTGGACTTGCAGCTCGCGACACCTTGCGTACTGAAATGAAGTACTCTCTTTACGGAAATGAAATCAATGACAGCACAAATGCTTACGAAGCTGGCTTAGGATGGGTCGTAAAACCCAAAGAAAAAGACTTTTTGGGGAAGGACAAAATCCTGGCGTATAAAGAGGCGGGGCTTAAGAAAAAACTCGTCGGCCTAGAAATCACCGGCCGTGGAATTGCTCGTCCACATTACAAAGTGTTTTCCTTTGACAAGAAAGAAAGCGGAGAGGTAACTAGTGGAACTCTTTCACCAAGTTTGAACAAGGCGATTGCCATAGCTTGGGTTGAGAGTCGTGATGCGACTCCCGGGACCGATGTCTTTGTGCAAGTGAGAGAGAAAATGGTAGAGGCGAAAGTTGTGCCTACACCGTTTGTAAAGCCTGGAGGGCAATAA
- a CDS encoding recombinase family protein has protein sequence MMPLRRRRLVVYVRVSSDQQADDMTIEIQIEKLKDLLTIMGILNGTNMQYEFVPCDPLNHSPENPSFFIDNGYNFETFREDTAFHHLQENFIKAGRVDTVMVFNINRLFRSENLEVVGKTLDLFRKHEVTIFCDGSEKPADIVLTLLAAMASQVKTDDLAKMHLGKLRVCKMSGAPPSGQIKLGFQWHKEPKRRYWEPIEEELRIVRWIGCLSAGIDDVNLPDSLRASLDKQKLGLSDKEICDLLAANGINLKSYVLRKDNDRLLRSNPMGAIHVDWVTRILTDPTYNGRMTFYFRDSKDIRRKELKVERSEIIHHLDRKVFDDDEWKQIQERRTFRSCYARRNVKNEYLLKDMIICSHCGKPYRCSVSRKNGKAVGSYYYCSRKRSAAEDGRCVSRKSLNTPLIENKIWDEVVKYLMAPDHLEEITKDDNTLLIDLLRRLDASRISLERRLNEFEAKIYRINSLIVDGVLTPDDGKAQKKRLDLEKHELKKKIKNETNAKQLLLNNQKVIDKKSLQIQIIDRIDCLSFEEKRSLTKQIVKSIVCDKNLNVKVEFFSAK, from the coding sequence ATGATGCCGCTTAGAAGAAGAAGGCTCGTTGTCTACGTAAGAGTCTCATCCGACCAGCAAGCCGACGACATGACCATCGAGATACAAATAGAGAAACTAAAAGATCTTCTGACTATAATGGGAATTCTTAATGGCACAAACATGCAATACGAATTCGTACCATGTGATCCACTCAATCACTCGCCAGAAAATCCATCTTTCTTTATTGATAATGGATATAACTTTGAAACTTTTAGAGAAGATACCGCTTTCCACCACTTACAAGAGAACTTTATAAAGGCAGGGCGGGTCGATACCGTAATGGTGTTCAACATCAACCGACTCTTTAGGTCCGAAAATCTCGAAGTCGTTGGAAAGACTCTAGATCTTTTTAGAAAACATGAAGTCACAATCTTTTGCGACGGAAGTGAAAAACCAGCTGATATCGTTCTTACTTTGTTAGCTGCTATGGCCTCACAAGTAAAAACCGACGACTTAGCGAAGATGCATCTTGGAAAGCTTCGTGTTTGCAAGATGTCCGGCGCACCGCCATCAGGGCAAATAAAGCTCGGGTTTCAATGGCACAAGGAACCTAAACGTAGATATTGGGAACCAATCGAGGAGGAGCTTAGGATTGTACGCTGGATCGGCTGCCTCAGCGCGGGAATTGATGATGTAAACCTACCTGATAGTTTAAGAGCCAGCCTCGATAAACAAAAGCTTGGACTCAGCGATAAAGAAATCTGCGATTTGCTTGCAGCGAATGGCATAAACTTAAAATCGTACGTTTTACGTAAAGACAATGATCGCCTTCTGAGAAGCAACCCCATGGGAGCGATCCACGTGGACTGGGTAACAAGAATTTTAACTGACCCTACATATAATGGTCGAATGACATTTTACTTCCGCGACAGCAAAGATATTCGGCGCAAGGAACTCAAAGTTGAGCGAAGTGAAATCATACACCATTTGGACCGAAAAGTATTTGATGATGATGAATGGAAGCAGATTCAAGAACGACGAACTTTTCGATCTTGTTACGCTAGGAGAAACGTTAAAAACGAATATTTACTCAAAGACATGATCATTTGCAGCCACTGCGGAAAGCCCTACAGATGTAGTGTTAGTCGAAAAAATGGTAAAGCTGTAGGCAGCTATTACTATTGTAGTAGGAAGAGGTCCGCAGCAGAGGATGGACGATGTGTCTCACGCAAAAGCTTAAATACTCCGCTTATTGAAAACAAAATATGGGACGAGGTCGTTAAATACCTTATGGCGCCAGATCACTTAGAAGAAATCACCAAGGATGACAACACACTACTTATTGATCTTCTCCGCCGTCTTGATGCTAGTCGTATATCTCTCGAACGACGTCTAAATGAGTTTGAAGCGAAGATTTACAGAATAAATTCATTAATTGTAGACGGAGTGCTAACGCCAGATGATGGCAAAGCACAAAAAAAACGACTGGACTTAGAAAAACATGAACTCAAGAAAAAAATTAAAAATGAAACAAATGCAAAACAGCTACTGCTAAACAATCAGAAAGTAATTGATAAAAAATCATTACAGATACAGATAATTGACAGGATTGACTGTCTCAGCTTTGAGGAAAAACGCTCGTTAACTAAACAGATCGTAAAAAGCATAGTCTGCGATAAAAATTTGAATGTCAAAGTTGAATTTTTCTCGGCAAAGTGA
- the tadA gene encoding Flp pilus assembly complex ATPase component TadA translates to MSIQINPLQHLMEDPFITEIMVNSYDQVFVERDGSVALTATRFNSRQEFVDYVKAIVQADGQFQEEKLFYDGMLPNGSRYNIVLAPMNPLGPSLTLRKFSNKKFRLETLVQKQSLSDKAAFFLSLVVRAKSNIIVSGGTGSGKTTFLQALTSEISEDERIVTIEDIPELRLHHKNWVQLLSVRDKGNPVTVRDCLVNSLRMRPDRIIVGECRRDEAFDMLQAMNTGHEGSMTSIHANSSLDCLTRLENLLHMVGFDVPLKTVRRQIADTVDYIVQLKRVTGGRRVISEILEITGMEEDVITRAPVFQLSKSGKLESTGYVPKNVQAMEEKGIKIPQDFFNPNFQFKKAS, encoded by the coding sequence GTGTCGATACAGATAAATCCTCTTCAGCATTTAATGGAAGATCCCTTCATCACGGAAATCATGGTGAATTCGTACGATCAAGTTTTTGTCGAGCGTGATGGCTCTGTGGCTCTCACCGCCACCCGTTTTAATAGTCGCCAGGAATTCGTCGACTATGTGAAGGCCATTGTCCAGGCCGATGGACAATTCCAAGAGGAAAAATTATTTTACGACGGAATGCTCCCCAACGGAAGCCGCTACAATATCGTACTTGCACCGATGAACCCTTTGGGTCCAAGTCTAACCCTTCGAAAGTTCTCAAATAAAAAGTTCCGGTTAGAAACTTTAGTGCAAAAGCAATCTCTCAGCGACAAAGCAGCCTTCTTTTTGAGTCTCGTGGTACGTGCGAAATCGAACATCATCGTCTCCGGTGGAACTGGATCTGGAAAAACAACATTCCTCCAAGCCCTGACCTCCGAAATCTCCGAGGACGAACGCATTGTTACTATCGAGGATATTCCCGAATTACGGTTACATCATAAAAACTGGGTTCAATTACTTTCCGTAAGAGATAAGGGCAATCCCGTTACCGTGCGCGATTGTCTCGTCAACTCTTTGCGCATGCGTCCGGATCGCATCATCGTTGGAGAATGCCGCAGGGACGAGGCCTTTGATATGCTTCAGGCCATGAACACCGGCCACGAGGGCTCGATGACCTCCATTCACGCCAACTCTTCGCTGGATTGCCTCACCCGGCTCGAAAATCTCCTCCACATGGTGGGCTTCGACGTTCCGTTAAAAACGGTCCGACGACAAATTGCCGACACCGTTGATTACATCGTTCAACTCAAACGCGTCACGGGCGGACGACGAGTGATCTCGGAGATTTTAGAAATTACAGGAATGGAAGAAGACGTCATCACCCGAGCTCCCGTTTTTCAACTCTCAAAGAGCGGAAAACTTGAATCCACAGGTTACGTTCCCAAAAACGTCCAAGCCATGGAAGAAAAGGGCATCAAAATCCCACAAGATTTCTTCAACCCCAATTTTCAATTTAAAAAAGCTTCCTAA
- a CDS encoding hybrid sensor histidine kinase/response regulator, whose product MSETPTHTIICIDDEEHNNQALERLLRKQFQVITTVNPVDAISLIEKHQPALIISDQRMPTMTGVELLKKSMDVSPDSIRILLTGYTDLESVIAAINDGQIYRYITKPWDPQELLLNLQKAIETFELKNEVKKKNIALQSLDQLKNNFMLMVSHELRTPLAGMISFTDLLKEDLKNEEQKLYLKHIEANTQRLKKLIDDILMITRFEAQSKPVISEEIDIKASFDKLWRVAIDKDKNLRPKVDLQVTQIKSSQKVFDDLFLRIFANCVQFAVKDEPIEISTRAQNGKTVFVIKNTAAKEPPADPNTLGEAFTKNENIMNHTKGAGLGLTVVRVLVQYLHGHMDIQYKNKIFTVTIEL is encoded by the coding sequence ATGTCTGAAACACCCACGCACACGATCATTTGCATCGATGATGAAGAGCACAACAACCAGGCGCTCGAGCGGCTTCTTCGCAAACAGTTTCAGGTGATCACAACGGTCAATCCGGTCGACGCGATCTCTCTGATCGAAAAACATCAACCGGCTCTTATTATCAGTGACCAACGAATGCCCACAATGACGGGCGTTGAGCTTTTAAAAAAATCGATGGACGTCTCACCCGATTCGATTCGCATCCTGCTCACGGGATACACCGATCTCGAATCCGTCATTGCAGCGATTAACGATGGGCAAATCTACCGCTACATTACTAAGCCTTGGGATCCGCAGGAGCTTTTACTGAATCTCCAAAAAGCGATTGAGACTTTCGAACTTAAAAACGAAGTGAAGAAAAAAAATATTGCCTTACAAAGTTTAGATCAACTTAAAAACAATTTTATGTTGATGGTCAGTCATGAGCTTCGGACTCCCCTTGCCGGGATGATTAGCTTTACAGACTTGCTCAAAGAAGATCTTAAAAACGAAGAGCAAAAACTTTACCTCAAGCATATCGAAGCCAATACGCAAAGACTTAAAAAACTCATCGATGATATTTTAATGATCACCCGCTTTGAGGCTCAGTCCAAGCCGGTCATCTCAGAAGAGATCGATATTAAAGCGAGCTTCGATAAACTTTGGCGAGTGGCGATCGATAAGGACAAGAACTTGCGTCCTAAAGTTGATCTGCAAGTGACGCAGATCAAATCCTCTCAAAAAGTCTTCGATGATCTCTTTTTAAGAATCTTTGCCAATTGCGTGCAATTTGCGGTGAAAGACGAACCGATCGAAATCAGCACCCGCGCCCAAAATGGCAAAACCGTTTTCGTCATCAAGAATACGGCCGCCAAAGAGCCACCTGCGGACCCCAACACCCTCGGCGAAGCCTTCACCAAGAACGAAAACATCATGAATCACACCAAAGGTGCAGGCCTCGGCCTCACTGTCGTCCGAGTCCTTGTCCAGTATCTCCACGGCCACATGGACATCCAATACAAAAACAAAATCTTCACCGTCACCATAGAGCTCTAA
- the folD gene encoding bifunctional methylenetetrahydrofolate dehydrogenase/methenyltetrahydrofolate cyclohydrolase FolD has translation MKILDGKVVATHYKDRLKKEISDAVAKGGTPGLAVVLIGDNPASQVYVSHKIKACAEVGIQSFEIKKPSTVTQEEVIGVIRQLNSDPKVHGILVQLPLPKHLDANRIMQTIDPHKDVDVLTYTNIGRLYMGRQKVAPCTPSGVIEMLKYYNYPIAGKHAVVIGRSEIVGKPMALLLMQNHATVTICHSKTKDLKAEVSRADIVVVAAGQPQFIGRESFKKDSVVIDVGIHRLDNGKLCGDVNPEGLDVEALAPVPGGVGPMTITMLLRNTFELYKHGQHHPHK, from the coding sequence ATGAAGATTTTAGACGGCAAAGTGGTGGCCACTCACTACAAAGACAGACTTAAAAAAGAGATCTCTGATGCAGTAGCTAAGGGCGGGACTCCCGGCTTAGCCGTGGTTCTGATTGGCGACAATCCAGCAAGTCAGGTCTACGTTTCTCACAAAATCAAAGCGTGTGCGGAAGTGGGGATTCAAAGCTTCGAAATCAAAAAGCCGTCGACGGTGACCCAAGAGGAAGTGATTGGGGTTATACGCCAATTGAATAGCGATCCTAAAGTGCATGGGATCCTCGTCCAATTGCCACTTCCCAAGCATCTCGATGCCAATCGCATTATGCAGACGATTGATCCTCACAAGGATGTTGACGTCCTTACCTACACAAACATCGGTCGGCTCTACATGGGACGACAAAAAGTCGCTCCTTGCACGCCGTCGGGAGTGATCGAAATGTTGAAGTATTACAACTATCCGATCGCCGGCAAACATGCCGTTGTTATTGGTCGTAGCGAAATCGTGGGGAAGCCGATGGCCCTCTTGTTGATGCAGAATCATGCGACAGTGACCATCTGCCACTCGAAAACCAAAGATTTAAAGGCGGAGGTTTCTCGTGCGGACATCGTTGTGGTGGCGGCGGGGCAACCGCAATTTATTGGTCGCGAGTCTTTTAAGAAAGATTCGGTGGTGATCGATGTGGGTATTCATCGTCTGGATAACGGAAAGCTGTGCGGAGATGTCAACCCCGAGGGTTTAGACGTGGAAGCTTTGGCGCCAGTTCCTGGTGGAGTGGGTCCGATGACGATTACGATGCTTTTGCGCAATACTTTTGAACTTTATAAACATGGTCAACACCATCCTCACAAGTGA
- the tadA gene encoding Flp pilus assembly complex ATPase component TadA, translating into MKLENVIGSISQSIAEAHRQQEDFAIQYPQDRDQILQSIQRHTEQLPDEQKQRIQSEILYEGPLKPLLSDEDITEIMIISKDQIWYEKWGEFKKFTDTFLTDHTYINFIHRLCDEAQIQTNISVPFANGVWQGFRVHLSSPPVSPTHMVTLRKQKQNVISLESLCHKGWCTTEEKNKLSQLINDKKNLIVVGNTGSGKTTLINALMNEAQDHRWVSIEDTAELRLPNAFSASLLTRSDAQLLLPEITQTDLVKQALRMRPDRLVVGEVRGGEAKDLLMALSTGHKGSLTSLHAENAEQALLRLEMLIQMGAPEWSLDAIRRLIYFCVDGLVITQKEKGRWHLAGVYRISSQEHFGFTVERI; encoded by the coding sequence ATGAAACTCGAAAACGTCATTGGATCCATTTCGCAAAGTATTGCCGAAGCCCACCGCCAGCAAGAGGACTTCGCCATTCAATATCCTCAAGATCGAGATCAAATCCTCCAATCCATTCAACGGCACACGGAGCAGCTTCCAGACGAGCAAAAGCAACGTATTCAAAGCGAAATCCTCTACGAAGGCCCACTGAAACCGTTGTTATCTGATGAAGACATTACCGAGATCATGATCATCTCGAAAGATCAAATCTGGTATGAGAAGTGGGGTGAGTTTAAGAAATTCACAGATACCTTTTTAACCGATCATACCTATATCAACTTTATTCATCGCCTCTGCGACGAAGCCCAAATCCAAACAAACATTAGCGTTCCCTTTGCCAATGGAGTCTGGCAAGGATTTCGGGTACACTTAAGCTCTCCTCCCGTGAGCCCAACTCATATGGTAACCCTTAGGAAACAAAAGCAGAATGTCATCTCGCTGGAGTCGCTCTGCCACAAAGGGTGGTGCACAACGGAGGAAAAAAATAAGTTGAGCCAACTTATCAATGACAAAAAGAACCTCATTGTGGTGGGCAATACAGGAAGCGGAAAAACCACTCTGATTAATGCGCTTATGAATGAGGCCCAAGACCATCGATGGGTGAGCATTGAGGATACGGCCGAGCTCCGACTCCCCAATGCCTTTAGCGCCTCCCTTCTCACCCGGAGCGATGCACAGCTGCTGCTTCCAGAAATCACCCAAACGGACCTTGTAAAGCAAGCTCTCCGTATGCGCCCCGATCGACTTGTGGTGGGAGAAGTTCGCGGTGGTGAGGCTAAGGATCTTCTCATGGCGCTGTCCACGGGACATAAGGGATCACTGACAAGCTTGCATGCAGAAAACGCCGAGCAGGCCTTGCTCCGTCTTGAGATGCTCATTCAGATGGGAGCGCCCGAATGGAGTTTGGATGCTATTCGTCGTCTGATTTATTTTTGCGTGGATGGCTTGGTCATCACCCAAAAAGAAAAGGGTCGATGGCACCTGGCTGGAGTTTACAGGATCTCAAGTCAGGAGCACTTTGGTTTTACCGTGGAACGGATTTAG
- a CDS encoding type II and III secretion system protein gives MILTLLLSFAFALEDQQVMYPGQSRELSISRGGTIEIETRGIIKANDRGSKLKVVAVKKGETRIKTSFQNYNISVIDKDSYDTFLKLREWQKGKVGPLVEVVDQKIEIGGKILTFLDWLELKDLQLHKGPYFIKAKVDFEVTDKINRYLRDLTQKSNLPYSSLTVSPIWQVTLAETHKNHISEYRKLLAPLGIYVGQSPYALNSAPMIEVNILATEIRRNHIQKLGLDWPAEVKANLVPSLAFDSQSLFVNIKAFEQRGLGRVLASPTLIAKSGESATFHSGGEMPIKVSSRFAAQVEWKKYGIVLKIKPVADYSGKMTIELECEVSMIDESVKIDGIPGLLINRITSRFHLNESKTIALSGLIKEEWGRSHQGFPGITQIPILNKIFGSEEFKNNQSELFFFVTPKIIY, from the coding sequence ATGATACTTACACTTCTCCTTTCATTCGCTTTTGCCCTCGAAGACCAACAAGTCATGTACCCTGGCCAAAGCCGCGAGCTTTCCATCTCTCGCGGCGGAACCATCGAAATCGAAACTCGCGGAATCATCAAAGCGAATGATCGCGGGTCCAAACTCAAAGTGGTTGCTGTTAAAAAAGGTGAAACACGAATTAAAACGTCTTTTCAGAATTACAACATTTCCGTGATCGACAAAGACTCCTACGACACCTTTCTTAAGCTCCGAGAATGGCAAAAAGGAAAAGTCGGCCCCCTCGTCGAAGTGGTCGATCAAAAAATTGAAATTGGTGGAAAAATCCTCACCTTTCTCGACTGGCTCGAGTTAAAAGATCTTCAACTCCACAAAGGCCCCTATTTTATTAAAGCAAAAGTGGATTTTGAGGTGACCGACAAAATCAACCGTTACCTGCGAGATCTCACGCAAAAGAGCAATCTTCCGTACAGTTCGCTGACGGTCTCGCCAATATGGCAAGTCACCCTCGCGGAAACTCATAAGAATCATATCTCTGAGTACAGAAAGTTGTTAGCTCCGCTAGGAATCTACGTGGGACAATCACCCTATGCTCTCAATTCGGCCCCCATGATCGAAGTCAATATTCTCGCCACCGAAATTCGTCGTAACCATATTCAAAAACTGGGGCTCGATTGGCCGGCCGAAGTGAAAGCCAACTTAGTCCCGAGCCTCGCTTTCGATTCGCAAAGTTTATTTGTAAATATCAAAGCATTTGAGCAGAGAGGGCTCGGGCGCGTGCTCGCCTCCCCCACTCTGATTGCAAAATCCGGGGAATCCGCAACCTTTCATTCGGGCGGCGAGATGCCCATTAAAGTCTCATCGCGTTTTGCGGCTCAGGTCGAATGGAAAAAGTACGGAATTGTCCTCAAGATTAAGCCCGTGGCCGATTACTCCGGTAAAATGACGATCGAACTGGAGTGTGAAGTTTCGATGATTGATGAATCGGTCAAGATCGACGGAATCCCCGGACTATTAATCAATCGAATCACGAGTCGCTTTCATCTCAACGAAAGTAAAACCATCGCACTTTCGGGACTGATTAAAGAAGAATGGGGGCGAAGTCATCAGGGCTTCCCTGGCATCACGCAAATTCCTATTCTTAATAAAATTTTTGGGAGCGAAGAATTTAAAAATAATCAGTCGGAACTCTTTTTCTTTGTAACCCCTAAAATCATCTATTAA